GcgaaacaaaatgtttcagcGCTGCACTCACTGTGGATTTAGGGGAGATATTATGAGGCTGTTGTCATTAGGGCGATTGCTGTTGAATCACTGAATCCTGActcggcggcggcgcggggccgggtGTGTGTGAGTGCGTGTGCGCGAGTGCGTgtgcgcgcgcgtgtgtgtgtgcgtgtgtgcgcgcGAGTGCGTGTGTCCGCGTGTGCGtgcgagtgtgtgtgtgcccccGTGCCTCTATGTggctgtgtgtgcgtgtgcggGTGTGGATGCGTGCGCGGTGCGTGTgccctttcctcccttcttcctccctttctttcttttctccttgatTTATCTCCCCCTCTCCCCGGTCATCCCATGGTGTTCAGGTCCCCGCTAGAGCTTTATCCGACCCATTTCTTCTTGCCAAACTTCGCCGCCGACCCGCACCACCGCTCCCTCCTTCTCgccagcggcggcggcggcggcggcagcggcagcggctcgggctgcagccccggtgccggcggcggTGGAGGCGGCAGCTCCCGGGCACCCCACGAAGAGTTGTCAATGTTTCAGCTGCCCACACTCAACTTCTCCCCGGAGCAAGTGGCCAGCGTCTGCGAGACGCTGGAGGAGACTGGAGACATAGAGAGGCTGGGGAGGTTCCTCTGGTCGCTGCCGGTGGCGCCGGGGGCATGCGAGGCCATCAACAAGCACGAGTCCATCCTCCGCGCCCGGGCGGTGGTGGCCTTCCACACGGGCAACTTCCGAGACCTCTACCACATCCTGGAGAACCACAAATTCACCAAGGAGTCGCACGGCAAGTTGCAGGCCATGTGGCTCGAAGCGCACTACCAGGAGGCCGAGAAGCTAAGGGGTCGCCCGCTGGGGCCGGTTGATAAATACAGGGTGAGGAAGAAGTTTCCGCTGCCCAGGACCATTTGGGATGGCGAGCAGAAGACGCACTGCTTCAAGGAGAGGACTCGCAGCCTCCTGAGGGAGTGGTACCTGCAGGACCCTTACCCCAACCCCAGCAAGAAAAGGGAACTGGCTCAGGCCACGGGGCTCACCCCCACGCAAGTAGGCAACTGGTTCAAAAACCGAAGGCAAAGAGACAGAGCGGCGGCGGCTAAAAACAGGTcagtggggctgcggggccccgCTGCGGGCCGGGGGGTGAGGTGGGCGGCGGGGCTCCGCGGGCGGCCGCGCTCCGCGCCGCGGCTGGGCTCGGCGGCCGCCCGGCCGGCAGCGCgcttctgcctctccttccctcctcctcctcctcctcctcctcctccacctcctcctcctcctcccctccatccccgccACCGGCAGCAACCGCTCGCCCCGCCGGGCGGGAAGGGCTCCTCCCGGCAGCCGCGGGGATgcggcaggggcaggcagggctcaaAGTTGCCTGGCGCGCCCCGAGCCCTGCCCGGGCTCCCCACAGGCTcccgggctgcgggcagggctggggctcgcCCGCGGGCGTGGGCAGCTCCGTGGGCACGCGTGTGTCCGTGTGTCTGTGCGTgtgcggggagcggcgggggcagagcccggctctccctgcctccctcccggCAGCGGCTGCCGCGGGGGGCGGGAAACCCCACGGCCCCGGCTCGGTGGGCTCCGGTTTTTGCTTTGGGCTTGCGGGGATCTGCGTCTGGCCGGGCCCCGGCGCGGCTGCCCCGCCGAAGGGCCGAGGCGGGCGGTGCGGTTCGGAGCGGGTTTCTGCAGAGCAGGCGGCTCCGCTCCGATTGTTCGCGCTGCTCGGCGTGCGCGGCGGGACcggcacacgcacacgcacacgcacacgcacacgcacgcCCCGGGGCCGCTGGGCTCagggagaaaaaggcagaaaagcctTCAGGAGATCGGGGAACCTCTTATTTCCCCCCATCCCCGTTTCTCTGTTTACGCCACATGGCGACCTGGCCCTCCGCTCATGTGTTTCCTGTGCATTTACGCTTGCATTCATTTGCGTGTCTCTcggtgtcttttcttttttaaatttttttttttaatttctccttttccatgaTAAAAGCGAGgcacccttctttttttttttttcttcccctcgCTACCCTCCGTAAAAGTTATTTTGCAAGTGAAAATGGACCCTTAATCCAGCTTGACAcgctgtttttattttaatttaagtttGGCTACCGCTGTAAGCGTGTAAACAAAACTTCTTGTTCTTGTAAATGCTGTCTCTTAAATTCCTCCTAATTATAGCACTGGTGCTATTGATTCCAGATTCTGTAGGAGAAATGCAACCTAAAAGTGCCTCGCcatttaatttccattaaatggaaaacagatcAGCTTAGGACTGTAAATAAACAGAAGTTGCCTACGGATGCTTTTGTTGACTCAACGCTGTTGACAGCAGATGAATGCACCGGGAATTGtaaatgggagaaaaatcaaagacGCTGAAATTAGACAACTtgaaataatgagaaatgtAGAATAAACCGGCtacatttttctgtcctttgcagGCGGTTAAATAGAAAATACCCCGGCGAGAAGCAGTTGAGCGAAGAGTGTATTTTGATTCGCACTGGCAGTGCTAGGCGCTAGAGGTTGTGGCTGGCAGCTCAGCCCAGGACTTTTAGCTCTTATCCTCGTTTCAGGCTTTCTTTGGGTTTCCAGCGGAATAAACGGGCGCGGGGGAATATTCACAGCACGCTAGGGAACCTAAATATTATTTATcgcctctttaaaaaaaattagcgTTCAACGGCAGTGTGCGCTTAAGTCTTGAAGGTGAAAGGACCAGCACTTTAAAGCTAATTTTGGCTTTCAGATGGAGAAGGGACTTAAATTTCGAGCGGAGAGAAGCGCTAGGTGCCACGATCgcccttttttttattttattgatagCGCTGCCTCCCCGGGACAGGACTTTCTGCCTGTCCTGCCGCACACCCCACAATATTTATCTGTCCACTGGAAAATATGTAGACGGGTATTGGCCAGAGGACAAAATGAGGATCCTGCACGATTCTTTCCCGCTACAGAGCGGTCCTGGCAGGCTTTATGCGCTGGCCAAGTGTTTAAGGAGCTCCCAGGGACGCGGTTTTCTCCTAGGCCCGCGGTGCCGACTGGCtgtggggggaaagggaaggcgCTGCTCGTGTTTTTGCAACCCACGGGGCAAGGCAGAGCttctctccccacacacacacgcctccccctcctccttccctgtctCTTTTCACATCGCCACCCCTCTATTTGTGTTTGTCCCGGGTGCCAACCACCACCCTTCCCCTTCCCGAGGTGGCTGCAGCGGGGGAAcacccggccccccccggccgcctTCCCGCAGCGCCCACGGGGCGCTGCGGGaaggcggccggggcgggccgggggcgaaCCGGGGGTCTTCTCCGGGCCGGATCGGTGTCTCAGAAGGGCTGTGCTGTTGTTTTGTCTCCCGGCGCGATGCAGGCTCCAGCACCAGGCGATAGGACAGAGCGGCATGAGGTCGCTGGCAGAGCCCGGCTGCCCGACACACAGCTCGGCCGAGTCTCCGTCCACGGCGGCCAGCCCGACCACCAGCGTCTCCAGTTTGACAGAAAGAGCCGAGACGGGCACCTCCATCCTCTCGGTAACCTCCAGCGACTCGGAATGTGATGTATGATATcggcaaacaaacaaacaaacaaaaaaatccaaacagccAAGCACCCTCTTCCCCGACCCGAGCAAAACAAACCGAGGCAACCTAGGATCAggacacacacacgcatgcacgcacgcacacacagccgggaggaaagaaaaggccaAACCCGACCCAAACATAATAGCAAACAAACAGACAGGGATCAGAGaatccaccaccaccaccgtcagccaacaccaccaccaagaGATGGAGCTAAAACTTCAACAGTAACAAACGCTGGTGctgcagcgggggggggggggggggggagggggggggaggttgggtGGGAGGCgggaaataataattattatatatataaaaacaaaaaaaaaaaaaaaaagaaaaaaaaaacaaagcaaaagtgACAATTGTATTCTTTTTAGGACAAGCACGATTTCTCCTTTGCGCTTTTCCATGGACGCATTTCACCCACTTgcatgatgatgatgattaaaTTTgtatctgggaaaaaaaattctctatagtaaaggaaaacaaacagaaaccagACAAACAAACGTAAACTCCGATCGAATTTGtacaaaaaatcaaaattttaaaaaaaaaaattaaaaaggaactCCTTGAAGAGGGAAATAACAAATGTTTATCGCCTTTTTGTTGGtcctatttctctctctttctctctccctccctttctctctgttttttgttttggttttttttttaagtccaagTGATGGTCCAGCCAAGTtgcaattttctgtttttttgttcagcagaCAATCATTTTATTCGTAAGCACCTTTTTTTCTACACTTCTGTCACTGCCTGTGTGGGTACTGGTTATAAATGTGGAAAAAGAATAGTTATGACtgtaacagatttttatttttatttcaaaattttatatGAATTATGTATATCTTAATGATGCGGTCATTTTCCCAGTTTGTAATATATGTGTAGAAATGCTTGTATATGATATTTGCTctactctttctttcttcctcccccctctCTGTCtatctccctcccacccttcctctctcctttttattttccttgactCGGTGTTCCTTGCACAAACTTAGCTGTCAAGATCTGACGTGCTAGGTTTTCAAAAGGGACCTCAGcgatagaaaaaaaaaagaaaaagaaaaagaaaaaaaaaaaagcttagggTGCAACTGTAGTTATCTTATGCAAAAGCTATTTTGAGTATTTCATAGCAGCTTTGGGGGGTCTCTTCTTAAACTCCACGTAGGACGCTTAAACTATTGTTTCCTTAACTGCGTGTTTATCTATATGTACAAACTTTCTAAATCAAATACAGTATTCCATTTTCTTATCTATCCAGAGATGTTGGTGTTTTTGTCCGCCACGGAAAAACACGCCTTCCCCGTGGGCGCCTCGCCCCGCGCCCtgcgccgccgccggctcccgccTTCCCCGGCTCGGCGGGACACCCCGGAGGGATTTTGGGGGGACCGGCTGACCCTGCGCGGAGGCtgcgggcggcagcggggacCCCGGGGCCGCGGTagcggcgcggggcgcggggcacGGCCGTGTCCCCCCGGGTCCCCTCCGCCACCGCGGGCTCCAGCGtcgtccccccccaccccaccccgggCCTTTTTTTGTGCACTCCGAGCTGAAAGGCTTCCCCTGGCCGCCTGTCTGCGGGGCCGGGTGTCTCCAGAGAGCGGTTAAGACATTTCGGGATTTGTTTTGTagctttaaatgaaaacaaaaacataaactCCTCGCCCCAAGCGGGCTGCAGCTCCTCCCCTCGAATCCGGAGTATATTGTAATGTGCTGAAAGAAGCCTTTATTTGCATGACTAACAGTATTTcagcatctttctttctttctttctttttttttttctttgtcttcttttttattttttttcattaaagtgtTGCTTTGCCCTGGGCAGATTATTCAGCCGTGAATTAAGGAGAGGTAAATTCTAAACTTGTTTTTacttgaaaatacaattttgaaaCTTACTAGGGATTTAGGGAGAAACGTGCCTGGAATTTCTTGACCACTTCCAAACTAATTTGGACTTCCGATCTACCTTTGTGTTGCCCGCgtcctctctccctcttccctcctccccttttttgGGGAAGTCCGAGCTAGGTTTACGGAAAGCCTTAGGAAGCGCCTAGAGATGCTTCCCCTcgcacccccccccgccccaagaggCTACCTGGGGAGCCGGGGGAAACCCCTAGGGTGTGAGATCTCGGAGCAAGCCACTAATGGATAACTTTAAGGAATAAGCTGATGTACAAATACATTCATACACCTCCGGTGCCCCCGAGGAAAAGCCGCGCGTGTGTGCGCAGAGCGCGAAGGGGACGACACGTCCCCCCGTGAGACCCCCCTGGCCGGGGCAGGAAAGGGTTTCCACGCTGGGCCGCTGAGCGCCCGCGAACCGCGGAGACCCGCGTAGGGGTGCGTGGGGGGATTTCTCCTCCGCTTCCCCGCGGGAGCCTCCGCGGGGAAGGACACGCACGGCCCCAGGCAGCGCCCGCCCCGTCGGGGCTCGCTCAACGCGCGGCTCCGCGGCGGGGGTCCCCCCAAGGGCAGCTCCGGCGGTGTCACTGCCCCACCGCCAACACGAGTGGggagtgaaaagaaaagaacGCCCTGTTGTGCGAAACCAGAATGGATGGGAatcgctgggggggggggggggggggggaacacagACAATAAGGCTCCCGTGTTCCGCGTGGGTGGAAGAAGGGGGTCGTGTTGTGGACTTAGTTCTTCCCCTCCCCGTGCGGCTTTTAGGAAGGGATAAAAGGCTCCCCAACGGCCGGCACCCCCGCACGCTCTCACTCTTGAGCTCGGGCTGCCCTTTCTTTGGGCAGCGAGGGAGCGGGGAGGCCTTCATAGGAAAAAATCCCGGCCCTTCCAGTCACCCCCGGCTTTGGGTAGGAAGGAGATCTTAGACGTGGGTACATTGTTTTTAAGCGCAATATTTCTGCTCCTCGCTGCTGGTAGGAGTGTCGTTCTcatcctgctttatttttaacgGGATTTAATACCTGAAAGGATTCAGAGGCGtgaaagttttgggtttttttttttttcttcctcttccttcattTTCGCGTCTCGAAGCTGCAGCTAGAAGGCGTCAAGCCGGCAGCAATAATCTGCCTCAGCTGAGCCTTACACTGATaggtttggatttttcttccctctgatTAAGACTCCAGAAGATCGCCCCGTCGTGCTGTGGCAGTTACGGGAGGCCGGAGATCGCCTTTAGCCTCACCCCACCCGTACCTGGCCTCAGgctccagcctccctcccttccAGCCTCCCAGGCAGGGCCCTTGCTCCCAAGCCATTtgccaccccaccccccaccccccgcccgtCCCCGAAAATGTACCCCttttgcccaaacccggagGAGCGAGCTGCCCGGGGCCCGGTGGTGGGGCCCGGTGTGGCCCCGCTGGGGGTGTTTGCCCAAAGGGCCTTTGTGCTGGGTGGtcggggggggacggggggaccGGACACACATCCAGGGGGGCGCCGGTGCCTGCGCGCTTTCGGGGTGCCAAGGGTGCAGCTAATGAGATGCCGTTTCAAAGCCGGGCTCCGTAATGGATAAATGATGTTGTTTTAGGATTTGCATTAAAAACCTGAATGGCTGATTGAGGTGTAAATCTATGAAAAGCTGCGTTTAAGCCTTCTCACCCACTAAGTCCATCTGCCCCGGGAAGATAGGGCCTATCGAGCCCCACCAAACTGGAgggctgcctcctccctgcccctggcCGAGCATTATCGACAGCCCCTCTCCAGCATTAGTTTATTATCCGCGCCGAGCTCGGCCGTTGATTAAGACGAAATTACTCGGAAGCTGAAGCGCGTTTGATCAATATTGAAGCGAAAGCCGGCGGACGGGAGGCAGATGGCCGGAGCCCGGCAGCACACGGCGCGGCCTCCCCGGGAGCCGgcccgggcggccccgctcccccggcccgcaccgccgccccccgcccacGGCTGCGGGGGCACGGCCCCGCCCGTCGGAAGTCGGGCCGGGACCAGCCGGTTCCGGGAGCAATTTGGAGGCGATAgttacacacacaccccccacccccccccgccgcccatCCCCTCGCCGTGGGGCTGTGCCGCTGCCTTCATCCCCAGCGAGCTCCGGTTTGCGGCTCCAGCGGCGTGTGCGCACCCCGGCGCGGGGGTCTGGGGAGCACCGAGGTCAcctgcccgcctgcccccctgcctgcccctctgcccgcctgcccctctgcccgcttgcccgcctgcctgcccctctgcccacttgcctgcctgcctgcccccctacccgcctgcccctctgcctgcctgcccccctgcccctctgcccacttgcctgcctgcctgcccccctgcctgcccgcctgcccgcccctcgcctgcccgcctgcccccctgcctacccgcctgcccccctgcctgcccgcctgcccccctgcctgcctgcctgcccgcccctgtgcctgcctgcctgcctgcccccctgcccctctgcccgcctgcctgcccctctgcccgcctgcccccctgcccctctgcccccctgcctgcctgcctgcccccctgcccacccgcctgcccccctgcccgcctgcctgccctcctgcctgcccgcTTCCGCTGCCCGAGGGCCGGCCCGAGCCCTGCAGCCGGGCCGGGTGCCCTTTGTGTGCCTGCCGGGCCGCGGCTGCTGCCGGCCCTCCGCGGCCAGGCCTGGGCTTCCATcatccccagctccctctgcccgATCAGTTACAGCCGCCTTTTCGAGGGACTTGAATCTGCTTGCCCGTTGCCCTTAATTTTTAGCATACCCGGATGAGGTTACTGCCCCGGCCCGAAGTGAAAAGAAACGTGGACGTTGGTGCCCTGGTATTGCTCTGATTTCTTCGGTTAGCTGAGCACAACTTTCTATTCGTGTTTATTCATGCAGTTTCTTATTGAGCTCCACATCGCACTGGCCTGGATTCCGCGTGTAGGGAGAGGATAGACAAACATTGCCTTTTTCCAGAGCACACACGCACACGGGCGTGCGGACCGATACACGCACACACCCACGCGAGTCCAAAATACAGAGGGCACCCGCGGCCTGTAGCCGGATCACCACcctgcagagagccctgctaCACAGAAGTTTGTATACGATGtataaaaaaaagggggggaacgAACCAAACCGCCCAGTTGCAAACTGACCAAGGGATGGAGaaggcggggggtgggggagcaaGAGTTGGGAAGAGAAAGCACTGAGGGCTTTATTACCGACGATCGCGCTAAATATTCTCTTCTGGCACGGTAATGACAacaggcaggggctgtggggacacAGCTCTGATTAAACGATACTAAAGGGATTTGAGTTGCTGTGTGTCTGGGGGAGGGACGGCCGTGAGGTTTTGTTTTCGGCgctgttcttttttattttggaagcaaGGTGTTTTCAGACCAGGAGGCTTCAAAGCGGCTCGGCACCTCCGGGTCTGCAAAAGAAGCAAGATGCAAAAGAGTCATGAATAAAGAAAGGGTAGATGTAAATATCTGGAAGTGTGTGCTTAGAATCGCCTCGCTGTAAGCGACATGAAGTGGCAGGATCGGCTCTCCCTGAGGCAGGCAGGTCCTTTGCTGAACAGGTcgaaaaagaaagaagaaaactacaCTGGAAGTCAAGATTTACAATATCTAAAAGCCAGACTGCGACTGACTTTAATTCCAGTCCTAGCTCTTAGAGGGAGATTTAGCTctactgcaaatatttgcttttttgtccCCATAGAAACATCATTAGGGGAAGTTCATTTAATAATAAGGTCAattaaagagtatttttcaaTGAGTGGaggaaaaattgctttcctACTGGAATAACCTCTTTAGCAATATCTGGCAACAATAAAGTAGTGCGGCAGTTTACCGGAACACACTGATTTCCCGTGTGTTTGCGTGGGTGTGTGTACATGCGTACACGGGTGAGCACACATGTCCGCGCAGGGTGGTTGTGTGCACTCGGTGATGGGATGGAGTTGATGTATATGATGTCCACATGCACACTCACGTATATATGTGGACACACGTATACGTAGACATATGCATGTTTTCAGATTAAAGTAGCTCTTGTAATATCTTGCAGAACACTAAATATTCCCTTCTAATATCTAAATAGGTCAGTAATACAGTTCAATAACATTGGAGGTGTCTGTATATTCTCTCTCTTCAGTCTGTGATAAAACATTCTTTAAGACTATTGGGATTTTACACTGTAATTCTATTAAATAGTAATTGAAGGGTCGCGAGAGGCTATGATACAGGATCAGCAGTGTGTAAGCCGTCCGTTTGAACTTTAATTTGGAATCATAGGCAGATGGGATCACGGCCTCTTTGTGGTGCTTGCAGATTTAAAACTAGCCGGcacatggaggggaaaaaaaaaaaccaaaccacccaacCCTGCAATGCAGATTCATTCATTAAACATGAAAGGTTAGAGCTAGAGAGGATAAGCGTTTAGACGTCTAGGTaaagacagaaatatattttcctccCCTCGCTTCCCTCCTACCATAACCCCCAACTATCTCAGTTACTGATTTTCTATTGTTATTACAAATAACTTTCCTTTATATCCCCAGCGGGGATAAGTGTACCTCAATGACTTATTTATACCTGCATCACAGTCTGTCTGCGAAACTTTTATTCCATttgcagccggggggggggtgggggggtgggggaagccagctttatttatctatttactCTTTCGCTGCCTCTTCCTTGCGCCTCTTGggctatttttaaaactctcttGGAAGGGTTGCCGGAGCCAAGCCCCGCTGTATAGCTGGGGACACGGCAGAGAAGGGGCGAACTGTTTTCGGTTTAAaaacggggaggggggaaagagtGCGGTAGGAATTGATCCGCCTGGGCCGGGAGGCGAGCGGTGCACGCCACGTTCTGCAGGGGGGGCCGTGGGTGCTGCCGCTGCGCGTCGCGGGGAGCTGCTGTGCGCGGCCGAGGTGGCGTGGGTGCGTGGGTGTGGGTGCGTGCCTGTGGGTGTGTGCCCGTGGGTGTGCGGTGGTCAACTCTTAGGCCCGGGGACGTTGCAGTTCCGCcttatctgaaaacaaaagacttTCCAACTGCGAGAGtcaaatcccccccccccccccccccccccttcgcCGGCTGTATCGTATTAAAAAGGAGCTTTCAttgtttatttctaaatatttgtgaagcaGACAGTGTATGGGTTAACCTAATTAACACATCCATACTGTATATTCGTGGACCAAACCCTACGGCGAATTTCTAATGCGATGGTTGAACGTGATAGTCATTTCTGTGTTACAGGAGATTACAGCAACACTGGAGCATTTCCAGATTGTAGATGGTTTTAGATGTTGAATTTCCAGATGAGTATTTACCATCATAACTAATTTAAGACCATTATTAAATAGAAATTCTCAGCAGGGCTCTTTAATGACGG
This genomic interval from Pelecanus crispus isolate bPelCri1 chromosome 3, bPelCri1.pri, whole genome shotgun sequence contains the following:
- the SIX3 gene encoding homeobox protein SIX3 isoform X1, translating into MVFRSPLELYPTHFFLPNFAADPHHRSLLLASGGGGGGSGSGSGCSPGAGGGGGGSSRAPHEELSMFQLPTLNFSPEQVASVCETLEETGDIERLGRFLWSLPVAPGACEAINKHESILRARAVVAFHTGNFRDLYHILENHKFTKESHGKLQAMWLEAHYQEAEKLRGRPLGPVDKYRVRKKFPLPRTIWDGEQKTHCFKERTRSLLREWYLQDPYPNPSKKRELAQATGLTPTQVGNWFKNRRQRDRAAAAKNRLQHQAIGQSGMRSLAEPGCPTHSSAESPSTAASPTTSVSSLTERAETGTSILSDKHDFSFALFHGRISPTCMMMMIKFVSGKKNSL
- the SIX3 gene encoding homeobox protein SIX3 isoform X2, coding for MVFRSPLELYPTHFFLPNFAADPHHRSLLLASGGGGGELSMFQLPTLNFSPEQVASVCETLEETGDIERLGRFLWSLPVAPGACEAINKHESILRARAVVAFHTGNFRDLYHILENHKFTKESHGKLQAMWLEAHYQEAEKLRGRPLGPVDKYRVRKKFPLPRTIWDGEQKTHCFKERTRSLLREWYLQDPYPNPSKKRELAQATGLTPTQVGNWFKNRRQRDRAAAAKNRLQHQAIGQSGMRSLAEPGCPTHSSAESPSTAASPTTSVSSLTERAETGTSILSVTSSDSECDV